The genomic DNA CAACAGTTCAAAGCCAACCTTTTTCTGCCAGGTGTTATTAATCAAAACTGACACGTCTTGTAGAGTTGTGCCTTCTTGTAGTTAAGAGGCTCTCtatcaaaatgcatttcatcCATTTAGCTGCCTAGCGTGCTATGCCTGGTTCCTCTGGGTGTCAGAGTTTTTTACTTGTAAATGGCTCAGTGGTTGGAGGGATGAGAGCTGTGCCTGGGGAGCCCTGCCCAGTCAGCTTGCAGGTTTGGAATGAGTGCTTTATACACATTTCATGGGCAGCACTTGTGCATCTCAGTAATTCCCTGTATCTCCAGCAGCTCGTTGCTTCTCACAGATCAGCTTTGGTTTTAGAAGCACTAAGATAGATAACAATCATAAATGTTTGATTTACTATGAATATTTAATACTTATGAAGGGTTGATgagcatatttttaaacaaactggTAGGATTGTGTGAAATGAAGAATATCTGTGTATACTTGTCTGACCTGCATTCCATATAGTGTATGggctttgtgtttttattaagGTACCTGGtttgtattttcattcagattttAGTACCTggacaacaaacaaaaaatatacgCTTTGTGGCCCTACTGACCATAAAAGGAATCTGAATGGACTTCCTTGCAGATACTAGAATTATTCTATCTTCCAATTTCCATCCCCTTCTTTATCAATTCTTTTCAAGATGTTTTTTCAAGGGAATATGTTTTTCCTAGCACAGTGCTAAGAGCTGGCTGTGGTTCACTGATTTCTTTTCACCTATTTCCAATTTCCTAAGGCTTGGAAGCCAAAGAGACCCCACCCTACATATTGCTGTATGTAATTACCAGGGCTCTTGCTTCTCTAAAAGATCTCAGTAATGGTGCTGCTTTCTGATGCAGGCAGCTGAGGTCTGCATCCAGCTGGCAAACGTCTCCCAAATGTTGGTGGAGAATCACTTTGCCAATAGGTGCCACTGTTGCTCCGTGTATTTGTGCCTGAATCATCAGCGTCCTTCAGTTCAGAATCAGTTCAaccttgaaaaaacaaaactaaatcgTGGTGACTAAAAGTGCACCTCTATGCAGAGCTAGAACTCATGGCCAGAGGCTTGTCCAGGCCATGAGAAACGAATATGCTTTATCTTGTGCCTAAAAGTGATTATAATGTTGCTAACCTTCAGCAAAATAGATGAAAGAAACCATAAACATGCATGGAATTAATTACAGATATGTTTCATCAAAGCCTTTAAGTTGTTGCAGATTTATTGTTGAACCTCagaccagcagcagctgaatcTTGATCTCCTGCAGATCAAACAtgatttaaatgcaaaacttcCACATAAGTGCAATAAGAACAGGGACTTCTGTCAGCACTAAGTACCAGGGTGCCCCATACAGCAATGCAAAGGCCACAACTGCTGTATCTTCTGGGTGCAGTGCTCGGTAATGTAAGGCCAGCTAATGTAGTTTACTTTGCAGCTTACCTACCATTAAGTGCCATTCAGTATGCAAAGCCAAGGGCAGCTGAGGACTGCTTGCTGACTGCGTTGGTGCAAACCTTGCTTCACCTTGTCCTTAGGTATTCAGCCATTCCGTGTGCTTTATTTGCTCTTGGACGTTTCAGACATATAATGGAATAATACaagcttcttttctcctctttctttaaagaaatgtgtagcaagctgcatgaaaatgaaataactgaagTAAATACAGCTAAGGGATTTATATGCTATTAGGTGCTGCCTCACTTTGTGTTCTTTAATGCAGCTACCCACTGACTAGATGCTGACACATACGTAGAGTATTAATATCTCCTGTTAAAGGAATATTCCCAGCCATCTGCAGCTTAGAATGTAATCCAGCAACGTGTTCTAACTAGCAGCCAGCCCTCCAACCATATAACCTAATTCCCATTCCTTCCACATGGAACAGATCACTCTTACGTCCATCAGCAACAAGCTGTATTAAGTAGTGCTTAAGATCACACTAAGCTGTTTACATGGAGGCAGCTCTTGCCTTTCTGTCTCTCACTAGTTGGCTGAGGGCTTGCAGGTATCTCTGACCCCCTTCATAGTCCAGGATTCTGCTAACACGGGGAAGCTGTCCCCTCCTGGAGGAGAGGCCGTGAGGTTTAGCTGCACGTCTGAACTGGCATGGAGCAAAAGCTGACGTTGGTGGCTTTTCATAGGAAATGGTGTAGGTGCTGCTCATCACTCCAGCTTCTTTCCTGTGCCATTTTCTCTTCAGGTGCTCGAGAAGTCCGTAGTTGGTGGGTGGTTCTGAGACAAGAAGCGATGACGTGTTATAAATGGTAGAATTAAAATCTTGGCCCTGGTGTTTTTAATCTGCAGTGGGCATCAGGAGTGGTTCCATTACTTTGACAACAGATTAAGGACAAAACAGCAGTCTGGTTGTTCCCAGGTGTGTGTCCATCTGCCTGGGGGGAATCACTGTTAGTACTTAAAGTACTGCTAGGAAAACAGTCATGATACCAATATAAGGAATCCTGATTCTCCATTGTCTCTGTGATCGGTATTAAAGAAGTTAGCAGAGATTTATGTAACTTTTACATTCAGAGACATAGTGATCTCAGAAGCATAAAACAGcttatgttggaagggaccctagAGACCACCCAACTCTCCTCTGCTGATTCCCCtgctttagtttaaagccattccccttgtcctaccaccaTTACACCACGTAAAAATTCACtccccttcctgcttataaATCCCTGAAGCACTGGAAGGCTCCTCTCAGATCCTTCTCACCTCCAAGCTGACCAAGCTCAGCCCCCACAGCCTTGCTTCATAGCAGAGGCACACTGCAAAATCcacttttaaaatgatttttataaCAGGAGGGGCTCTAAGTTGGTATGTTGACCACTCCACTATGtcccatctttttctttttaaattcataaTACCAAAAACTACCAAGAATGGGGAATTCTGATTTCTGAGGAACCCATGCAAACTTGCGTCCATTCCAGCTGCGGaggggaggcaggaagggaaCATAACCATGTCTGTTGTAGTTATCCTCATACTCTGACACTAAATGTCGGCTCCTCGGCTCCTCGTGGTGTGTGAagaagtgctgtgctggcaggcCCTGAAATGAGATGTGTGTTGAACCATTTGCAACATGCACAGCATCCACAGGCTTAGCATGCTTTTGGGTCAGACTGCACTACCAGCAATAACATAAAATGCTGTGATACCTGCACTACCTTTACTTGCAACTTAATTCCCAACAGTAAGGACATTCGCCTTTCAACTATGGTAAATTTTCAGTTAAATTAAGCAACTACATCTGCATAGCATGAGGTGTGATTTATCCGCCCTGCTTCCATCCAGTAATGCCAGGGAGCTCTGGATCCTGCAAACCAGCCCAGAATGATGGACtcgttaaggctggaaaagacctcaaaggtcatctaatccaaacCATCCGCCTACCACCAacactgcccactaaaccaGAGCTGAGTGCATTCTTTTGCACGTGCATTTGTTTAAGGATATGAAATGTGACTTAAGTTGGTTATAAGTCATTGCTGTGTGGTACAATAGCACACAGAACCCCACATAGGAAACTCTTTTACTTACCTCGTATTTCTTCATCATGATTGTTCTTAGTGTTCGCTCTGGTTTGTGATCTGGGAAGTGAGTGAAGTCTGTGCTGTACACGCTGCAGCCAAGTTTCCCACAGGGTTTTATGAACTGGAGAGATGCACAGCACTCAGGAGATAGCAAAGGCAACCTGATGATTACAGaacctctgttcttctgctACTTTTTATCATCTGTGCATTAAAAAGCACTTATTTGAAAGGAAATCTATGCTACGGCCATTGTAAAATTCTGCTCTGATTCCTCGGTGTTAATGCAAGATACCGTAATAGCCATTGAAAAATTGCTCACGGTTTGGTGTTAAATACCATCCCCTGCTGTGTGAGCTAacatctgaaaagcattttgctcCAGGTCAgttgaagaaatgcagaaaaattgaACATCTTCTCGGGAAAAGTGTTCCCCAGCTGCTCACTTTGGTTACAAAGGGCTTTTTCTTAATATTCTCTGGGTATCTGTTCCAgagctctgtcacccttaccacAAAGAGTTCTCATTACTTTCCAGTTTATTTCAACCTCATTCCTAACCTAAAGAAATACATCAtggatttctttatttctgcataaTGTGCTGTGATCACATCAGATTTCATAACTGtcaggccaaaaaaaaaaaaagaagtgattttATTGGAGTCAGGAGCATTTGCCCTAATAGCTCCAATTATCGAACCTAACTAGAATGTTTTAACAAGAATTAAATGCTTAATGATAAAATTTGCTCAGGTCTTAATTAAGATGTGTAATTTGTAGAGTAGCTCTGCTAGCAAAAGTGCTGACATCCAGACTAGTAAGGATCCAAAGATACAAGCAGTAAGTACCAACTTATAGAGGTGTTAACAACACTTCTATCATTTTGGGCTGTGTGAAGTTGTATATTTGAATGTTATGTGGTTGTGTGTGCTGTACGTGGTAAATTGCACAGCATTCTGAAGAGGCTGCCATCAAAGATGCCACGGTGCTTTTAATTGGCAAGTTTTATATCTGGCACATGGCAAATGTCGTATCGTATTCTGCAGGCCTGGGCATTGCTTTTGTCCTGGCACGTAGAGAAGAACAGCAGATTGTAAAATGTATGAATCTACAAGTAAGATAATTATCCTTCTCCCCTTCGTTGCTGTCCTGAGGTGctcacactgcagtgctgtacagCCTGCAGAGCGTGGCTTCTGACCCCCTCTGTCCTGCTCTCACACTTCCTTCCCAACCTtaccctttttctctcttccagccAGTTTCCAATGAGAACTTTAGCTGAGTACTTGGGTTGAACTTTCCACCAAtcctctccatctttttttgGTTCAGTCTTATTTCTTTGTCTCACCAGCGCTATCTTCCCTGGCTGCTCAGTGACTGTCACTCCAGTAATGTGGCTTGGTGCTAAAAGCAGGGCAGAGAAGagctccatttcttcttctgtcatGCTGGGAAGTGGGCTGTGTGTGGTACTGCTTTGCCTTGAGGCCATTTTTGTTTGCTGTCCCCACGGTGACTGCCATTCCAGTAACCACGTTCTAAGCTGCATCACAGTTATTGCTGAGCAAACCAGTGGCTCCTCACCCACTCAGGTTAGCTACCATCTTTTTTCCTCATGCAGAGTTCACAGTCACAGCACAATGCATCCAAACTCTGCGATGTCTTTTACTCATTTACACCAACACAACACACATACCTGTGTgacagcctgtcttcacaggtgGAAAGACGGATTTTATTGTAAGCAAGGGGGACAAACCAGGAAATCCATTCAAAATAACGTTCATATTTATTGACGTAGCTAAAGATAAGGGCTTGCAGCATATGTATAATATTTGCATATTCCATTTTCCAACTAAGAGCTGGAATGAGGTTCACATGAGCCATGTTTGTCATCGTTAATGGCTGCCTTTGAATGACTACCCATCACCTGATATTAAATATcctaaaaagatattttctagATTGAGGCATGAACAGACTCATGGAATCTAAGATGTTTTACTATAAGCCTTTAAGGAAGTTAACAACGCTGTCCAATCCCCTTTTCCCAGATGGAAATGACAACCCACCATAATCATACAGGCTTATGATTCCATGGAACCCATCCTCGAGGTGGCACCAGGTCACTTGGACTCCGTTGTCCTCCAACCTCTTCTTGTACAGCAAGCCATCATCCCTCAGCACATCATATTCACAAGTCAAGATGAAGGACTCGGGCAGCTGGTGAACAACAGCATCTTCAGCTAGCAGGGGGCACAGGTTGGGCTCACAGAACCGCTTCACCGTCTCATAAACTTCAGCCATAAAATCAGTGGGGTTAAGTGGCTTCACTCCTCTGACTTTAAACTCTTCAGGGATGTTGTCCGGACTCACCCACTTCCTGTACTTCTGCCTCATATCTGGAGGGATATGAGAGCCCTTCAGGACCTCCTGCATATGCGATGCATCCCCGTTTAAGTACTGCAAAGCGAAGAAAGCAGCGCGTTCCCGGAATAAGAGAGGAACTCCCCGATTCTGATGGTAGGATGGCAAATTGAAGTCCAGCGCCTGAAGGCCTGGGTAGATCAGGATCTGAGCACGCAGCCTGGGGAGGTCTGCTCTGCCTGCCAGGGTCTGGCTAACAGCAGCCGCTAGATTGCCCCCAGCACTGTCCCCACAGACACTGATTTGGGCAGGATCCACCCCATAGTGCTCTGTACTCCGCATGAAGTGTACAGTAGCATTAAGACAATCTTCATATGCAGCAGGGTATTTGTGCTCAGGAGCTAAACGATACCTAATGCATAACAGAcaagaacaggaaaaggaaatatcatTAGTGTTAATCAGGGAGTTTTATCCTACACTACCTTCAAGCCAATTCATTACCTCCTGAGCAGGCATTTCCCAGCTAGTGGTTGCAGATAACACGTAACTTGTGTGTTCAACTACAAGAATTGTTAAGAAACAATGagcttttttaattaatttcttcattgtgCTACGTATTCGTGACAAGataatttaatgattttttgCCTCTATTTCCTATGTGTAAAATGGGAGTAACACAGCATGATTATTCTCTTTCTTGTGTAAATTACAAACATTTGGAGCATCTTGTTACATGTTCACATGTTCAGCACAAAGAAGATTTGTTCTACCTAAGTTTTAAATTAGATTTCCTTTGTGTGCCATGTATCTCCTTCCTGGTGTATCAGTGCATTAACAGCTATGCGCTGGGAAATCGTAGCTGTCAttatttgtctcttttcctATGCTGAATTCTTTAGAAATCTCTCTGTAAAAAATAACATCTCAAGAaacagtgcagctctgtgtggcACCCCAGCAGCAATAATCTCTGAGCAGTAGGACTGGGTAGGGTTGACTTACTGAACGGATACAACTACGGATTCACTTTCTCTGGATAAGTAGCGGCACACTTTTTCATAGgtatctggaaaagaaaagctttcatgaGTGCTTTGTCTTTGAGACATGGAAGGGGTGTTCATTTCTAGGAAGGTGTTTATTTGACTTCATACTTTCTCCAAAATCCCATGCTGAAAGTTCCTCTTCTTTCAAtacaatgaaaacatgaaaatgttatATTTAAGTTACTACAATTCCTCCAGCAAATGTCTTACCGAGACTTCCAAACACCCATCCTCCTCCATGGAAGAAGAGGATACCTCTCCTTCGCCCATGAGATGTGGCTTTTGGCTGGTACACCCTCACAGGTACTTTGTTGAACTGCAGATCCTGGATGAACAGCTTTGGGtccaccctctgcctccatcCTTGTCGCACGTATCGGCCAAAAGTGATTTGGCTGCAAAGTCCTGTCTTCTCCAAAATCCTTCCCTGTTCAAAGTTAAGAATTGAGGCCTTTTTAAAAGTCAACATATAAAAAGCTCCACATTACCCGTTGGTGTTCTATAAAAAACGGTAATGATCACAGTATAACAAGTCAGAATAACTACCATGAAGACCACTGAGAGAAGAAGATAATGGCTATGAAAGCATCTCCTACACTGTCTCTAAATGGCTTCTTGTATTCCACAGATTGAGTTCATTCTCATTGGTCGTTTAGTCATTTTTTTGCCTTCACAAACACATGGAAAACAATGAGGAAATGCAACTTGgcaactcatagaatcacagaatcacagaatggcctgggttgaaaaggagcacaatgctcatccagctccaaccccctgctgtgtgcaggtcaccaaccagcagcccaggctgcccagagccacatccagcctggccttgaatgcctgcagggatggggcatccacagcctccttgggcaacctgttccagtgcctcaccaccctctgggggaaaaacttcctcctcatatccaacctaaacctcccctgtctcactttaagaccattcccccttgtcccatcaccatccaccctcataaacagccattcc from Lagopus muta isolate bLagMut1 chromosome 21, bLagMut1 primary, whole genome shotgun sequence includes the following:
- the CFAP107 gene encoding protein CFAP107 is translated as MQLRTWLLEWQSPWGQQTKMASRQSSTTHSPLPSMTEEEMELFSALLLAPSHITGVTVTEQPGKIALVRQRNKTEPKKDGEDWWKVQPKYSAKVLIGNWLEERKRFIKPCGKLGCSVYSTDFTHFPDHKPERTLRTIMMKKYEGLPAQHFFTHHEEPRSRHLVSEYEDNYNRHGYVPFLPPLRSWNGRKFAWVPQKSEFPILEPPTNYGLLEHLKRKWHRKEAGVMSSTYTISYEKPPTSAFAPCQFRRAAKPHGLSSRRGQLPRVSRILDYEGGQRYLQALSQLVRDRKARAASM
- the LOC125703514 gene encoding arylacetamide deacetylase-like 4 isoform X1 is translated as MAVPAAVLLLLLLLALLVPLAGLVLGTVLLGLPSYDIPAGVNQPAKLRLVLAVLLGTAALASILNFEQGRILEKTGLCSQITFGRYVRQGWRQRVDPKLFIQDLQFNKVPVRVYQPKATSHGRRRGILFFHGGGWVFGSLDTYEKVCRYLSRESESVVVSVQYRLAPEHKYPAAYEDCLNATVHFMRSTEHYGVDPAQISVCGDSAGGNLAAAVSQTLAGRADLPRLRAQILIYPGLQALDFNLPSYHQNRGVPLLFRERAAFFALQYLNGDASHMQEVLKGSHIPPDMRQKYRKWVSPDNIPEEFKVRGVKPLNPTDFMAEVYETVKRFCEPNLCPLLAEDAVVHQLPESFILTCEYDVLRDDGLLYKKRLEDNGVQVTWCHLEDGFHGIISLYDYGGLSFPSGKRGLDSVVNFLKGL
- the LOC125703514 gene encoding arylacetamide deacetylase-like 4 isoform X2; its protein translation is MAVPAAVLLLLLLLALLVPLAGLVLGTVLLGLPSYDIPAGVNQPAKLRLVLAVLLGTAALGRILEKTGLCSQITFGRYVRQGWRQRVDPKLFIQDLQFNKVPVRVYQPKATSHGRRRGILFFHGGGWVFGSLDTYEKVCRYLSRESESVVVSVQYRLAPEHKYPAAYEDCLNATVHFMRSTEHYGVDPAQISVCGDSAGGNLAAAVSQTLAGRADLPRLRAQILIYPGLQALDFNLPSYHQNRGVPLLFRERAAFFALQYLNGDASHMQEVLKGSHIPPDMRQKYRKWVSPDNIPEEFKVRGVKPLNPTDFMAEVYETVKRFCEPNLCPLLAEDAVVHQLPESFILTCEYDVLRDDGLLYKKRLEDNGVQVTWCHLEDGFHGIISLYDYGGLSFPSGKRGLDSVVNFLKGL